A stretch of the Nicotiana tabacum cultivar K326 chromosome 6, ASM71507v2, whole genome shotgun sequence genome encodes the following:
- the LOC107830146 gene encoding uncharacterized protein LOC107830146 isoform X3: MRSCQNSTMFCHKRALILRKNPLLLYFPCCQGLRRNAKFRCVLDQIVPKFAVSSSLSSVLTSGNAIAAAAAVAGTGSLHGAVSSAITQVAVTAVAIASGACLSTKVDFLWPKVDEQPGSLLLDGVDVTGYPIFNDDKVQKAIAFARKAHHGQLRRTGEPYLTHCIHTGKIVAVLVPSTGKRAIDTVVAGILHDVIDDTSESLDTIEREFDTDVANLVAGVSRLSYINQLLRRHRRLNENQAALSQEEANSLRVMLLGMVDDPRVVLIKLADRLHNMRTIYALPPAKAQAVAQETLAIWCSLASRLGLWALKAELEDLCFAVLQPQIFLRMRADLASMWSHPNRTGNARKIYGKSSSLLHQRMKSMAAEHEEPTETDEEYICMKVLLQAVLPFELLLDRKKRIDFFNKLVANSNLETKPKVVRDAAFALGSLVVCEEALERELFISTSYVPGMEVTLSGRLKSLFSIYSKMKRKEIGINKVYDARALRVIVGDKNGALHSQAVQCCYNLLNIVHRLWSPIDGEFDDYIVNPKPSGYQSLHTAVQGPDNSPLEIQIRTQRMHECAEHGLAAHWLYKETEDKLPLETSVTGSGTTTPSYFSTDIEDEGSIVDDGSHKYSSLKVGHPVLRVEAGHLLAAVIVRVDKDARELLVAVSFGLAASEAVADRRSSSQTKRWEAYASLYKKIEQQIKI, from the exons ATGCGTTCATGTCAAAATTCCACTATGTTTTGCCACAAACGCGCCTTGATTTTGCGTAAGAATCCGCTGCTGCTTTATTTCCCCTGTTGTCAAGGTCTTCGTAGAAATGCAAAATTCCGATGTGTTTTGGACCAGATTGTCCCCAAATTCGCCGTTTCCTCTTCGCTGAGCTCAGTTTTGACTTCCGGCAACGCGATTGCTGCAGCGGCCGCTGTGGCAGGTACCGGCTCACTTCACGGAGCGGTTTCGTCGGCGATAACTCAGGTTGCCGTCACGGCGGTGGCGATTGCCTCCGGAGCTTGCCTTTCCACTAAGGTGGATTTTTTGTGGCCCAAAGTAGATGAACAACCTG GATCACTCTTGTTGGATGGAGTAGATGTCACCGGATACCCTATATTCAATGATGATAAG GTGCAGAAGGCTATTGCATTTGCACGGAAAGCTCACCATGGACAGCTACGCAGAACTGGAGAGCCTTATTTAACACACTGTATCCACACTGGAAAAATCGTAGCTGTCTTGGTTCCATCAACTGGGAAAAGG GCGATTGATACAGTTGTTGCTGGAATTCTCCATGATGTGATTGATGATACTAGTGAAAGTCTGGACACTATAGAGAGAGAGTTTGACACTGATGTTGCAAATTTAGTAGCTGGTGTTTCTAGGTTAAGTTACATCAATCAG CTGCTAAGGAGGCATCGCAGGTTAAATGAGAATCAAGCTGCACTTAGCCAAGAAGAG GCAAATAGTTTACGAGTGATGCTACTGGGCATGGTTGATGATCCACGTGTGGTGCTTATCAAACTAGCTGACCGTCTTCACAACATGAGAACCAT ATATGCATTACCTCCAGCCAAGGCTCAAGCTGTTGCTCAGGAGACTCTGGCTATTTGGTGCTCACTTGCTTCGAGATTGGGTCTTTGGGCATTAAAAGCCGAACTTGAAGATCTATGTTTTGCAGTGCTTCAG CCTCAAATTTTTCTTCGCATGAGGGCTGACCTAGCCTCCATGTGGAGCCACCCAAACAGGACAGGTAATGCAAGAAAAATATATGGCAAGTCCAGCTCTCTTTTGCACCAGAGAATGAAAAGTATGGCTGCTGAGCATGAAGAACCCACAGAAACTGACGAGGAATACATATGCATGAAG GTTCTTTTGCAAGCTGTACTTCCTTTTGAGCTTTTACTAGATAGAAAGAAGCGTATTGACTTTTTCAACAAGCTTGTGGCAAATTCAAATTTGGAGACAAAACCAAAGGTCGTAAGGGATGCTGCTTTTGCACTAGGATCTCTGGTAGTTTGCGAGGAGGCTTTGGAGCGTGAATTGTTCATTTCTACCTC ATATGTGCCTGGGATGGAAGTCACATTATCTGGACGCTTAAAAAGCTTGTTCAGTATTTACAGTAAG atgaaaaggaaagaaattggCATAAACAAAGTATATGATGCCCGTGCCTTGAGAGTTATTGTCGGAGACAAGAACGGAGCATTACACAGCCAGGCAGTTCAATGTTGCTATAATCTTCTCAATATTGTGCACAG GCTATGGTCCCCTATTGATGGAGAGTTTGATGACTACATTGTTAATCCAAAACCAAGTGGCTACCAG TCCCTACACACTGCAGTACAAGGTCCCGACAATTCACCCCTGGAAATTCAAATAAGAACCCAG AGGATGCATGAGTGTGCTGAACATGGACTTGCTGCACATTGGCTTTATAAAGAAACTGAAGATAAGCTGCCCTTGGAGACCAGTGTAACTGGTTCTGGAACAACTACACCCTCATACTTCTCAACAGACATTGAAGATGAAGGTTCTATTGTAGATGATGGGTCACATAAGTATAGCTCGTTAAAAGTGGGACATCCTGTCCTCAGAGTGGAAGCAGGTCACCTGCTTGCTGCAGTTATTGTGAG AGTGGACAAGGATGCAAGAGAATTGCTTGTTGCTGTAAGCTTTGGGCTAGCAGCTTCTGAGGCAGTAGCTGACAGAAGATCTTCTTCTCAAACGAAAAGATGGGAAGCTTATGCAAGCTTATATAAGAAG ATAGAGCAGCAGATCAAAATCTGA